A genomic region of Papaver somniferum cultivar HN1 chromosome 7, ASM357369v1, whole genome shotgun sequence contains the following coding sequences:
- the LOC113295708 gene encoding uncharacterized protein LOC113295708: protein MEHIIFYCKHARAVWKGIDINIDMISGNFTTVSGWVISWFTSANSGIEERLLYMITIWILWKDRCNVFFQGVTLNSVNYVHKILYHLASHMHTASLNPTILCIKSSSSNWKTPPVGMVKLNVDGSFDYETNKYGIDIVIRDHLGTCLGTKGSNGDGSLNPEAVECMAVRDALFWALRKNYSSIQIEVDARLVIESINGTSSLVQ from the coding sequence ATGGAGCACATCATATTTTACTGCAAGCATGCAAGGGCAGTCTGGAAGGGTATTGATATCAACATTGATATGATTTCAGGAAATTTCACTACTGTCTCTGGTTGGGTCATAAGCTGGTTTACTTCTGCCAATTCTGGCATTGAAGAAAGGCTGTTGTATATGATCACAATATGGATACTTTGGAAAGATAGGTGTAATGTTTTTTTTCAGGGAGTAACACTAAACTCAGTCAACTATGTGcataaaattttatatcatttagCTTCTCATATGCATACTGCTAGCTTAAATCCAACTATCTTGTGCATAAAAAGTTCTAGCTCTAACTGGAAAACTCCTCCGGTAGGTATGGTTAAACTTAATGTTGATGGCTCTTTTGATTATGAAACTAACAAATATGGTATTGACATTGTTATTCGTGATCACCTAGGTACATGCCTTGGCACCAAAGGGAGTAACGGAGATGGATCACTGAATCCAGAAGCTGTGGAGTGCATGGCAGTGCGAGATGCTTTATTTTGGGCATTGAGGAAAAACTATTCAAGTATCCAAATAGAAGTCGATGCAAGACTAGTTATAGAGTCCATCAACGGTACCAGTTCACTCGTTCAATGA